In Scatophagus argus isolate fScaArg1 chromosome 3, fScaArg1.pri, whole genome shotgun sequence, one genomic interval encodes:
- the tshba gene encoding thyroid stimulating hormone subunit beta a has translation METAMFTCWLLFLLFSPAVPMCLPTDFTLHVEKPECDFCVAINTTICMGFCYSRDSNMRDVLRPRFLVQRGCTYDRVEYRTALLPGCPVDADPVFTYPVALSCHCAACRTDSDECTHRASVARTRCSKPVRHLYPYPGQGNYMIPF, from the exons ATGGAGACTGCAATGTTCACCTGCTGGCTCCTTTTCCTGCTGTTCAGTCCAGCTGTTCCCATGTGTTTACCCACTGACTTCACCCTGCATGTGGAGAAGCCGGAGTGTGACTTCTGCGTGGCCATCAACACCACCATCTGCATGGGATTTTGCTACTCAAGg GACAGCAACATGAGGGATGTACTCAGGCCACGCTTCCTTGTCCAGAGGGGCTGTACCTATGACAGGGTGGAGTACCGCACAGCCTTGCTGCCCGGCTGCCCCGTGGATGCCGACCCGGTCTTCACCTACCCTGTGGCTCTCAGCTGCCACTGTGCTGCCTGCAGGACTGACAGCGATGAGTGCACACACAGGGCCAGTGTGGCCAGAACGAGGTGTTCCAAACCAGTCAGACATCTCTACCCATACCCTGGTCAGGGCAACTACATGATCCCTTTCTGA
- the slc5a8l gene encoding sodium-coupled monocarboxylate transporter 1: protein MVGTGGPVATFSVWDYVVFAGIIVGAAGIGLFQATRGRKETSSAEFLLGGRQMTAVPVAMSLTASFMSGITVIGTPAEAYRFGAAFWLFGISYAIMSAVSAEIFVPLFYRLGITSAYEYLEMRFSRPIRVIGTSMYIVQTALYTGLVIYAPALALNQITGLNLWGVLVATGAVCIIYCTLGGLKAVIWTDVLQMVVMLAGFVAVIARGAVLQGGLAKIWEDAEQGGRLEVFDFDPDPLKRHTFWTITVGGSVMWASIYSINQSQVQRYISCKTLGHAKMALYVNMVGLWITVSLAVFSGLTMFSIYKNCDPLTNGDVGTPDQLLPYLVMDILAVYPGIPGLFVAAAYSGTLSTVSSSINALVAVTVEDFILPLGKNLTEKQMTWMNMGLSVFFGALCIGMAGVASLMGSILQAALSIFGMISGPLLGLYLLGMLFRTSNSTGGLVGLIIGLVLTLWVGIGGQIYPPPAEKTNPLHLSTVDCNSTMGQTYTTPASWTSPVTLTPQPDVRPPLADSWYSLSYVYLALFGSLTTIVSGLLVSVITGGCKQEKTNPDLFVRSSDLICFSWCHKSKASDVTEKADFHMEADNPTFKDSDIMSNDVEKATKL, encoded by the exons ATGGTTGGTACAGGTGGTCCAGTGGCCACATTTTCTGTGTGGGATTATGTGGTGTTCGCTGGAATCATTGTGGGTGCAGCTGGCATTGGCCTTTTCCAGGCCACCAGAGGCCGAAAGGAGACCAGCAGCGCCGAGTTCTTGCTCGGTGGACGGCAAATGACAGCTGTGCCAGTTGCTATGTCGCTAACGGCCAGCTTCATGTCTGGCATCACAGTCATTGGCACACCGGCGGAGGCCTACAGATTTGGAGCTGCCTTCTGGCTCTTCGGCATCTCCTATGCCATCATGTCTGCCGTCAGTGCTGAAATCTTTGTCCCACTTTTCTACAGACTGGGGATCACCAGTGCCTATGAG tACCTGGAGATGCGCTTCAGCCGGCCCATTCGGGTAATTGGAACGTCGATGTACATTGTACAGACG GCCCTGTACACTGGTTTGGTCATCTACGCTCCAGCTCTTGCTCTAAATCAAA TCACAGGACTTAACCTGTGGGGAGTGCTGGTGGCTACAGGAGCAGTGTGCATCATCTACTGCACTTTG GGCGGACTGAAAGCAGTAATCTGGACAGACGTACTGCAGATGGTGGTCATGCTGGCAGGTTTTGTGGCTGTTATAGCTCGAGGAGCTGTACTGCAGGGAGGCCTGGCGAAGATTTGGGAAGATGCAGAACAAGGAGGCCGACTAGAGGTGTTTGA TTTTGACCCAGATCCTCTGAAGCGACATACCTTCTGGACTATCACAGTCGGTGGCAGCGTGATGTGGGCATCTATCTATTCAATCAACCAGTCCCAGGTGCAGCGCTACATCTCCTGCAAAACTCTGGGACATGCCAAGAT GGCTCTGTATGTGAACATGGTAGGCCTGTGGATAACTGTGAGTCTGGCTGTGTTTTCTGGTCTCACCATGTTCTCAATCTACAAGAATTGTGACCCACTTACAAATGGTGATGTGGGCACCCCTGACCAG CTGCTGCCCTACCTTGTCATGGATATTTTGGCAGTTTACCCTGGAATCCCAGGCTTATTTGTGGCTGCTGCATACAGTGGTACCCTTAG CACAGTGTCCTCCAGCATTAATGCTCTCGTCGCTGTCACAGTGGAAGACTTTATTCTTCCACTGGGCAAAAacctcacagagaaacagatgacCTGGATGAACATGGGCCTGA GTGTATTCTTTGGTGCACTTTGTATTGGGATGGCTGGAGTTGCTTCACTGATGGGAAGCATTTTGCAG GCAGCTCTGTCCATATTTGGGATGATCAGCGGGCCTCTTCTTGGTCTTTACCTATTAGGCATGCTATTCCGCACATCAAATTCAACA GGGGGACTTGTTGGATTGATCATTGGTCTGGTATTGACTTTGTGGGTGGGAATTGGAGGCCAGATTTATCCACCGCCAGCTGAAAAGACAAATCCTCTCCATCTCAGCACTGTAGACTGCAACAGCACAATGGGCCAAACCTACACAACACCAGCCTCGTGGACAAGTCCAGTGACTCTGACCCCACAGCCTGA tgtcaggcCCCCCCTGGCAGACTCCTGGTACTCTCTGTCATACGTCTACTTAGCTCTCTTTGGTTCACTGACCACGATCGTGTCTGGACTGCTCGTGAGCGTGATCACAG GTGGATGCAAGCAAGAAAAAACCAACCCTGATCTGTTTGTGAGATCGAGTGATCTGATCTGCTTCAGCTGGTGTCATAAATCCAAG GCATCAGATGTCACAGAGAAGGCTGACTTTCACATGGAAGCTGACAACCCAACATTCAAAGACTCTGACATCATGAGTAATGATGTTGAAAAAGCAACCAAACTATAA
- the si:ch211-105j21.9 gene encoding sialomucin core protein 24-like, whose protein sequence is MDTIFSTQASYLLALSFVMAQTENGNLTMAPTTANSDLPFLGNLTHMTAMPNISNFTAQGTTTSNLTENETPFPSMTWDNETFTKTTAATTESTINLQTSQSTTIVTPLTNSTPLTTTTHNTPTTTPAMPTTAGYTSTPDTTVTTANSSHTVNTTSDSVDETTQADLPLDISEKSMTILFSVVLGVLATALVVFMFHKCKQKIQYLHQPLNNSDDTDAFATDDDTLVISGGLYDGHPIYDNVPTVPADQSQFRLEFLH, encoded by the exons ATGGATACCATCTTTTCTACGCAGGCTTCTTACCTTCTGGCCCTCTCTTTTGTTAtggcacaaacagaaaatgggaATTTGACCATGGCACCAACAACAGCAAACTCTGACTTGCCCTTTCTTGGTAATCTGACACACATGACTGCAATGCCAAATATATCTAACTTCACTGCACAGGGAACTACTACCTCAAACCTGACGGAGAATGAGACTCCGTTTCCCAGCATGACCTGGGACAATGAAACATTCACCAAAACTACTGCAGCCACAACTGAGAGCACAATTAATCTCCAGACATCTCAGTCAACAACAATCGTGACTCCTCTCACAAATAGTACCCCACTGACGACCACAACACATAACACTCCAACGACAACACCAGCAATGCCGACCACAGCAGGTTATACAAGTACACCTGATACTACAGTAACAACTGCAAATTCGTCTCACACTGTCAACACAACCTCAGACTCAGTGGATGAAACCACACAAG CAGATTTGCCACTAGACATTTCAGAAAAGAGTATGACTATTCTCTTCAGCGTTGTACTTGGAGTTCTTGCTACAGCATTGGTTGTGTTCATGTTtcacaaatgcaaacagaaaatccAATATTTGCATCAACCTCTTAACAACTCTGATGACACAG ATGCATTTGCGACGGATGATGACACACTCGTTATTTCTGGAGGACTTTACGATGGCCATCCGATATACGACAATGTACCAACAGTCCCGGCAGATCAATCTCAATTTCGCCTTGAGTTCCTTCATTAA